From a single bacterium genomic region:
- a CDS encoding AAA family ATPase, which produces MPNRDGKIITFYSYKGGTGRSMTTANIAWIMASVGKKVLVIDWDLEAPGLNRYFYPFLLDPKLTSKRGLIDLIWNYSDSFAGADGIRKRGKIQDELCNFQNEAVTLQWEFQNDGQVDFLCPGAQNEAYGSRVNSFDWKTFYENLSGWSFLEKVRKTLKYEYDYVLIDSRTGVSDTSGICTVQMPDILVVFATLNNQSIDGCRQVALSVSGQRKKSNRPVTIWPVLTRIDNSESKILEMRKTYAQEMLGEFITDHDKEAYWSQTQIPYKAYYSYFETLAVFKEDQNDSLSPLRSMVSLTGYITAHRVKALIVPGNRDETVRNFETAEGAKQFISHGIIDVPFYRRFWWTILPVVFFFVGYFLYDNRTRDFESYSRITRYTTADEVVIKIPVNEEIYFGILDAQIIFPDSKTGFISTSIHIDKFDEPVEKTLYLFGSFPSQKFESKILLFSSQNTLSLTTEQPGFEIKMPILDDIVQIDLKNQEKLKLKTFTRTDSLVIINYEGSFERQSPNHWSLDLISSRNDTTSVPLEVVYAPVVNSLKLFVGHQGHIQHVEFSPDGLKIASAGADKTIRLWTLDGKLYQTLLGHENGVSCVKFLSTTTLVSSGWDWSIYRWSINSSSPLLKPLTIHSAGITSIGISGNSVISSSYDRTIRITELNTQQSVVLSRPNSWPQAVATTSEYIAAGGRDQTVTVWHRDNSSEVAKWTLGSTIWCLAFSPDGKILAAGTAANSIVLVEVTSGEIIRTMSVEGGSVWSIAFSPSGLFMVSGGTDSSLIIWEVDSGERVKVIKQAHSDYISGVAWSNRNDFIVSCSFDGTIKLWPQLLTGFETKIDVKNNSNAGKKGVIKK; this is translated from the coding sequence ATGCCAAACCGAGATGGTAAAATAATTACTTTCTACTCTTATAAAGGTGGAACTGGCCGCTCAATGACAACAGCCAATATTGCTTGGATCATGGCATCGGTCGGTAAAAAGGTACTTGTGATTGACTGGGATTTAGAAGCACCTGGACTTAATCGTTATTTCTATCCGTTTTTGTTGGATCCTAAATTAACTTCGAAGCGCGGGCTTATTGATCTTATTTGGAATTACAGTGACAGCTTCGCTGGAGCCGACGGAATCAGAAAACGAGGAAAAATACAAGATGAGTTATGCAATTTTCAGAATGAGGCCGTAACTCTTCAATGGGAGTTTCAAAATGACGGGCAGGTGGATTTTCTTTGTCCAGGAGCCCAGAATGAGGCATACGGCTCACGTGTCAACTCATTCGACTGGAAGACTTTTTATGAAAACTTGTCTGGGTGGTCATTCCTTGAAAAAGTACGGAAAACTCTAAAATATGAGTACGACTACGTCTTGATAGATAGCCGAACCGGTGTAAGCGACACTTCCGGTATTTGTACAGTTCAGATGCCAGACATTTTGGTTGTTTTCGCAACACTAAACAACCAGAGTATTGACGGCTGTCGACAAGTAGCGCTTTCTGTTTCTGGACAACGTAAAAAGTCAAACAGGCCCGTGACAATTTGGCCAGTATTAACACGAATAGACAATTCAGAGAGCAAAATTCTAGAAATGAGAAAAACGTATGCACAGGAAATGCTCGGCGAATTTATTACTGATCACGATAAAGAAGCTTACTGGAGTCAAACTCAGATACCTTATAAAGCATATTACTCATATTTTGAAACGCTTGCCGTTTTCAAGGAAGATCAAAACGATTCCTTATCTCCACTAAGATCGATGGTTTCACTAACTGGTTATATTACGGCGCATCGAGTTAAAGCACTTATCGTTCCAGGCAATCGTGATGAAACGGTGCGAAATTTCGAAACAGCGGAAGGAGCTAAACAATTTATTTCTCATGGAATCATAGATGTCCCTTTTTACCGTCGTTTCTGGTGGACGATATTACCTGTGGTGTTTTTTTTCGTCGGTTATTTCTTGTACGACAACAGAACTAGAGATTTTGAATCATATTCGAGAATTACTAGGTACACTACGGCAGATGAAGTTGTCATTAAGATACCGGTCAACGAGGAAATCTACTTTGGAATACTTGACGCTCAAATAATTTTTCCAGATTCAAAGACTGGTTTTATTTCAACCTCAATACATATTGATAAATTTGATGAACCTGTAGAGAAGACCCTATACCTTTTTGGATCATTTCCTTCACAAAAATTTGAATCAAAAATACTCCTTTTTTCTTCCCAAAACACTTTAAGTCTTACCACGGAACAACCGGGTTTCGAGATTAAAATGCCAATTCTAGACGATATTGTTCAGATTGATTTAAAGAACCAAGAAAAATTAAAATTAAAAACATTCACACGCACAGACTCTCTTGTAATTATCAATTATGAAGGTTCTTTCGAAAGACAGTCGCCCAACCATTGGTCATTAGATTTAATTTCGTCCCGAAACGATACGACTTCCGTTCCATTGGAAGTTGTTTATGCCCCAGTTGTTAATTCCCTGAAACTATTTGTTGGTCACCAGGGACATATTCAACATGTCGAATTCTCGCCAGATGGACTCAAGATTGCCTCAGCCGGTGCCGACAAGACAATTCGATTATGGACATTAGATGGAAAACTCTATCAGACTTTACTCGGGCACGAGAATGGCGTGTCTTGTGTGAAATTTCTCTCTACAACAACATTAGTCTCAAGTGGATGGGATTGGAGTATATATAGGTGGAGCATTAATAGTTCGAGTCCCTTGTTAAAACCTCTAACCATCCATTCCGCAGGAATTACATCAATCGGAATCAGCGGCAACTCGGTTATTTCATCAAGCTATGATCGGACAATTCGAATTACAGAATTGAATACACAGCAAAGCGTCGTACTTTCGAGACCAAACTCATGGCCTCAAGCTGTTGCGACCACATCAGAGTATATTGCAGCAGGAGGGCGAGATCAAACCGTTACTGTGTGGCACCGCGATAATAGTTCAGAAGTTGCAAAATGGACTCTAGGATCAACTATTTGGTGTCTAGCATTTTCACCTGATGGCAAAATATTGGCCGCCGGGACCGCAGCTAACTCTATCGTCTTAGTTGAAGTGACATCTGGTGAAATAATTCGAACAATGAGCGTAGAAGGCGGTTCTGTGTGGAGCATTGCTTTTTCACCCTCCGGGCTTTTCATGGTATCAGGAGGAACTGATTCCTCATTGATTATCTGGGAGGTTGATTCTGGAGAACGGGTTAAAGTAATCAAGCAAGCCCACTCTGATTATATATCGGGGGTCGCCTGGTCAAATCGCAACGATTTCATCGTTTCATGTAGTTTTGATGGCACCATTAAATTGTGGCCTCAACTCTTGACAGGATTTGAAACGAAAATAGATGTAAAAAATAACAGCAATGCAGGAAAAAAAGGGGTAATCAAGAAATAA
- a CDS encoding DUF4231 domain-containing protein gives MDKEQFSKFIEERYNKETNWYDHKAQKYKTYYTRFQFSVIILSTLTPVIISQESNMSRSGEFDYWKLVAISLSTAVAIITTLLKTFKFHETWINYRTTCETLRKEIHLYNASVGEYGRTAEKEKLFVERVESLISRENTLWLSISRTEKENKN, from the coding sequence ATGGATAAAGAACAATTCTCAAAATTTATTGAAGAGCGCTACAATAAAGAAACAAATTGGTATGATCATAAAGCCCAAAAATACAAGACCTACTATACTCGCTTTCAATTTTCAGTCATCATACTATCGACCTTGACTCCAGTCATCATAAGCCAAGAATCAAACATGAGTAGGTCGGGAGAATTCGATTATTGGAAATTGGTGGCCATCTCTCTTTCAACGGCTGTAGCAATTATCACGACACTTCTCAAAACCTTCAAGTTTCATGAAACCTGGATCAATTATAGAACAACATGCGAAACCCTCAGGAAAGAAATTCATCTGTATAACGCAAGTGTTGGGGAATACGGGAGAACAGCTGAGAAGGAAAAACTGTTCGTTGAAAGAGTGGAGAGCCTTATCTCAAGAGAAAACACCCTCTGGCTGTCCATATCACGGACAGAGAAGGAAAACAAGAATTGA
- a CDS encoding TIR domain-containing protein, translating to MKGETVSMSVFVSFNYSDKEMVGNLKGLGISELSIKWHYIETDLSNSGENAIDNEIRSQIRQCSVALFLVGDNAHNSPWIKREAKLAESLAVKRIVVRHPGTTGAPPPELSSIRPINWDREEIMKSLGL from the coding sequence TTGAAAGGAGAAACCGTGTCAATGAGTGTGTTTGTATCTTTCAATTATAGCGATAAAGAGATGGTGGGAAATCTAAAAGGACTTGGAATCAGTGAGTTGAGTATCAAATGGCACTATATTGAAACAGACTTGAGTAACAGCGGAGAAAATGCTATCGATAATGAAATCAGAAGTCAAATCAGACAATGCTCTGTAGCTTTATTTCTCGTTGGTGATAATGCCCACAATAGCCCCTGGATTAAAAGAGAGGCAAAGTTAGCAGAGTCTTTAGCTGTTAAGCGGATCGTGGTTCGGCATCCTGGGACGACGGGAGCGCCACCTCCAGAATTATCAAGTATAAGACCTATCAATTGGGATCGCGAAGAGATTATGAAATCATTAGGTCTGTAG
- a CDS encoding TIR domain-containing protein, translating to MFRFKRSDTTVESIENTYGIELNARADMRLANLLLERGFDSLSQLLRAYHGQLSNPSRTRKLFLSFHAEDRIQVTGFRLMAHNKYVNFDFYDNSVREAINSDTASYIKMVIREKIRKASILVCLIGNGTAWRDWVDWEINTAYLMHKGVCGIRLKGSRGRVPQILREHNAPIAQWNLDNITAVIERAAARRS from the coding sequence ATGTTCCGCTTTAAGAGATCAGATACAACCGTCGAATCTATTGAAAACACCTATGGAATAGAGTTAAATGCACGCGCTGATATGCGACTTGCGAACCTGCTCCTTGAACGGGGTTTTGATTCTTTATCGCAGTTGCTCAGAGCATATCATGGTCAACTTTCTAATCCATCGCGGACGCGTAAACTATTTCTCAGTTTCCACGCTGAAGACCGAATTCAAGTTACAGGATTCCGTCTCATGGCCCATAACAAATACGTCAACTTTGATTTTTATGATAATAGTGTAAGGGAAGCAATAAACAGCGACACCGCATCATATATAAAAATGGTTATTAGAGAAAAAATTCGAAAGGCTTCCATCTTAGTTTGTCTTATCGGGAATGGTACAGCATGGCGAGATTGGGTGGATTGGGAGATTAACACCGCTTATCTAATGCATAAGGGTGTTTGTGGAATTCGCCTCAAGGGATCTCGCGGTCGCGTTCCTCAAATTTTGCGTGAGCATAATGCGCCGATAGCACAATGGAACTTAGACAACATCACCGCTGTAATTGAAAGAGCAGCAGCAAGAAGAAGCTGA